In Rattus norvegicus strain BN/NHsdMcwi chromosome 3, GRCr8, whole genome shotgun sequence, a genomic segment contains:
- the LOC120101432 gene encoding olfactory receptor 1G1-like, with protein sequence MGFSEHPEQQPVLFTLFLGMYLVTLLGNLFIILAIVSDQHLHTPMYFFLANLSFIDTCFTCTIVPKVLSNIQTQHQTISHTGCLLQMYFFMALAMLDDFLLAVMAYDRYVAICLPLHYTTIMCPQRCLLLVATTWLCSNLLAFSLTLQMAQVSFCASHSIPHFFCDLLPLLKLACSDTHTFQLMMFAEAALSGVVPLTCVLVSYAHIMHTILRIPSSGGKHKVFSTCGSHLTVVILFYGTVFLVYFQPSSSYSADTGIVASIVYTMVTPMLNPFIYSLRNKDMKGALWKLFGLGKYCNL encoded by the coding sequence ATGGGATTCTCTGAGCATCCAGAGCAGCAGCCTGTGCTATTCACACTCTTCTTGGGAATGTACCTGGTCACCCTGTTGGGGAATCTGTTCATCATCCTGGCCATTGTCTCTGACCAGCATCTTCATacacccatgtacttcttcctagCCAACCTGTCCTTCATTGATACCTGCTTCACCTGCACCATTGTCCCCAAAGTGCTGAGCAACATCCAAACCCAGCACCAAACCATCTCCCACACTGGATGCCTTCTGCAGATGTATTTCTTCATGGCACTGGCCATGCTTGATGACTTTCTATTGGCTGTGatggcctatgatcgctatgtAGCCATCTGCCTTCCTCTACACTACACCACTATCATGTGTCCCCAAAGATGCCTGTTGCTGGTGGCCACAACCTGGCTCTGCTCCAACCTCCTGGCCTTCTCACTCACACTCCAAATGGCTCAAGTCTCCTTCTGTGCCTCCCATTCCATTCCTCACTTTTTCTGTGATCTTCTCCCACTCCTCAAGCTTGCCTGCTCAGATACCCATACCTTTCAGCTCATGATGTTTGCTGAAGCTGCCCTCTCAGGTGTGGTCCCTCTCACTTGTGTCCTAGTCTCTTATGCCCATATCATGCACACCATCCTCAGGATCCCCTCTTCTGGAGGAAAGCATAAAGTCTTCTCTACTTGTGGCTCACATCTGACAGTGGTCATTCTGTTCTATGGAACTGTCTTTCTAGTGTATTTCCAGCCATCATCCTCCTATTCTGCAGACACTGGAATAGTGGCATCCATTGTTTATACAATGGTCACCCCCATGCTCAACCCTTTTATCTACAGCTTGAGGAACAAAGACATGAAGGGAGCTTTGTGGAAACTGTTTGGCTTGGGGAAATACTGTAATCTGTAA